GTTGTTTTCATCTGTATGTTGAAGAAACACCGCACCCACTGCCATCATCCTCCCAACTAGTTGTTATCCACCTCTCACTTCTCATCAATGCATGTTCACTCCTCTCCCgttactgctctctctctctctctctctctctctctatggtcTCAGAAATGGCAACAAACACTGATATTCCTGTAAAGCTCTTTCCTCTTTGGATTCAGCATCCCTCGCTAAAAGCTTATGGCGGAGGGAGGGAGATAGGTCGGGCATTGATCACTTGTCTGTTTGCGTTAGGCTGTATCTCTACttctctttggcataagaggagaTGAACTGATGTCCTGTTTGTAGGTAACAGGGATCTTAAAACGATAAACCATATGAGTACTCCTGTGATGAGGCATAAATCAAAGCCTCTTTTGTTCGACTACAAGCCTTTTGCGACAGCTAAACcgtaggagaaagaagaggaaggacgATGCAACAGCCATGTCTTGTCCTCGAGTCCACCCTCGCCTTTTCCTTTCTGTCTTTTCCTTTGGCACGGACAAGATGGTGGAGGTGAGATCGGCTCCCTTCTGAAGCACTGGGCAATGAGGGAAGCAGCTGGGGAGTCGCAGAGAACTGAGCCCAGGCCATCTCTGGACCAAAGCTTGAAGCTGTTGCAGAGTGATGAGATCACATGCATTGGTTTCTGCTGCACACTTAGCGATCCGTCATGCTTCAGGTACAATTATATGTGCAATTGGACCACCGTCTTTGTAGCCACTTCACTGGCCTTTTCATACCCGATGATGGATGTAAGCAAGATATGATTTAAGCTCATTTGTTGTCTGTTTCAAGCATTATCTGTGTCATTAAGCTTCGGCTGGCATCCCATTTGCTTTGAGAACCGCGCACGCATGCCAAACGAGGAGACACACTCATGGACATGTCTCGTTAGAGTGGAAAGAAGAGATCCCAcccacttctcctcctcctcctcctcctcctcggtggCGCGGGGTTCCCTTttgtccgagagagagagagatgtaacaCTGCTCTCTCGGGCCACACAATGATTGTGGAATCATATTCCTgcacctttcttcttcttcttcctcttttgacCTGCTCCTCTACTCCCAGGGAGAGCAGGGGGAGAAGGAGAAGTAGAAGCATGGTCGAACGTCCCCACTTTTCTACTCCCTATACGTACAAGACCCCTTTAACTCACGGCTCGAGGTGCTGAGACAGACGGTGTGTCACGTCCTCCACTCGCGACTATGTGAATCTAACGACAGAAGCAATCAATCATAAACTATTTCATCTTATGAGATACATTAATTAAACCTATAAACAAATCAATTCAATGGATAATATCCGAGTCACAAAGTGCCACACTCGACAAGAAACAGAATCAACGGTGGTGCTACAGGAAATGGAGATCCCTAGTGACCGATCCCTGGGCTTGGCCCGGAATCCTTGACCGCCTTCCAGTCGAAGCCAGCCATGTTATGGCCTCCGCCTCCGgtcttgatcttgatctctccGAGAAGGAAGTCGACAACCCTGTCGTCACCCGCGCCGCGTGGGTTGAGAACGCTCAGAGGCCGAGCTTGCGCCGTGAGTACGAGACCCAGCACCAAAGCGAGGACAGCAAAGAGTAGAAGAGACCTGCACCTCGCGGCCATGGCTGTTGCACAGGCGAGTGACTGCTGCAAGATGATGCATGGGGCTTGGGAGTGGGGTTGCTTTATATGCAGGCAGGTCAGAGTCGATGGATGCCTCAGTTTGACTGGCGAATGAACCTTGGTGACGTCGTTTCCACCACGGAGTTTGCTGCATGCGCCAGCCACCCAGGAAGCATCGCGGAGGAAGCCAAAGGCGAGCGGAAAAAGGGCGTGAGAGGAGCAGGAATTCTGCGAcgggagaagaaagaaggaggtggcgTAGTGGAATTAGGAATTGAGGAAGAGGGTCCCCGGTGAGCATTAATGACTGCTTCTCGCAGGCGACCAGGGAGGAAGGAAGCCATTGACGACTCTTCCTTTCTCACCAACTGTTATGTTGACTGTGAGAATTGACCATGAAGAGGCTGCTTGCAGCAGCAGCCTTTGTGAGACCAGTTGGGGGAAGCCATTGCTGGAAGAATGTGAGACTCGTCGAAGGTCTGATGATGATAGCACTTACGTGCATGAGAAAAAGAATGCCTGTGAGTGGGTGAAACGACGACTATGTAGCACTTGCCATGGCGGTAGCAAGACATACGGCAGTGTTTGACACCGCTCATCCATTGTCTAAAACACCGTCATGAGACTTTACGCTCATCGTTTTCTAGATTGGTGCGAGAGAGAAAGAGCCATTAATCTGTTGTTTAGCAAAGCATGGTGACAAGCCTCCACCAATTCTGCGCTCGGCCAATCCTCCACGGCATCTCTGAAGACTTGTCGTTCGTTTCAAACTCAGCTGTCGTCTTACATACGGAAAACAATCCCACCGTTGCTTTTGCATGTTTTTGTTTGGATTTCATTTTTTTCCTATTATAAAAAGCATCAAAGAATTCTCTCAGCAACAACAAAGAAACAAAAAGGAGGTATCTTCTTGGGTTTGGTCTCCGAACACAATTCTCTACTTCAGATCGCAGGGAACACATACAAGTATAAGGCCTTCAGCTCGAGAAGGGAGTCGTCATGGCGGCCACTTGGTGGACTCTTCCGCTTCTGTACGACGGCGACATGTTTGCCGTATCAGAGAAATTATACGATACGTGCACCGTCGATTTGCTCAAGTCAACCTCAAGGCAAGATTGACGACGGCGAAGGGCGCTACGTGTCGCCGCCCAACGGCGTGACGTACACGGAATCAATTCCAGTCAAAGGACTCTGACGTGGAGATCGGTGGTAATCTCGGCGAGTTGAGTCTATTTGACGAAACAATCCATTCATTGAGACACATCAAGACGCAACTGACCCACGCGACAATATCGTGGACTCGGTACGACATAATTTATGGCCCAAGTTGGGCCACATTAACGGCAATCCCCACCAACAAACATTGCGACAACTTAAATGCTGGAGATTTTAGCATTAGATTTCACCATCCTTATATATTAgctcataaaaataatattatatatatatatatatatatataaatatatatcactATATGGAAAAGCACATAATAGTTGATGTGAATAAAAATGTGGTTGGTTTGACGTCATCATATGTAGAATGGTAGCACATGGGATTATTCCCATGACAAGCTTGACATGAAAACTCGCCATCAAAATGGTCGGCGACTCCAACCTGCAACTCTCCGTAGCCGCAGAAAACCAATTCAGTATCTTTATGATTGGACCGAATCACATGAATCGATGATGCAAAGGACAATTGCAAGATCGACTCGCACGAATCTCGAAACGAGTACATGGATGCGATGCGATGCGATTGGTTACACGTAATTTTAGTAGATAAAAGATATTACACGTACTTAATACAGACCGATACGAGTGAGGGTAACTTTGGAGTTTGGGACCCACGTAATGAGCATCTCGTAGCGGCAGGGATGTCAAACTGCAGCTCTGTCGCCGCTGCAGGAGGCTCTGTTCCTGATCTCGTCCACGAAGGCCTGGATGTGGCGGTCCGACGAGCCTCCCTCCTCCACCGCCTTTGCCGCTGCCTCTTTCCACTCTGCTGCCCTTGTCTTGATCGCCTCCGCGCCCTCCCCCTGCGTCACCGCCTCCACGCACCGCTCCACCTCGTCCCGCGTGGCTGGCGCCCGTAGCCGCACCCCGACGCCGTAGGCCTCTACTAGGAACTTGGAGTCCGGAACCTGGTCCCCCCACTGGGGGTACGTCACCACCGGCACGCCGGCGGTCAGCGCCTCCAGCGTCGAGTTCCAGCCGCAGTGCGTCACGAAGCACGCGACGGCGGGGTGAGCCAGCACCCGGTCCTGCGGGCTCCACTCCACCACCAGCCCCCGGTCGCCGGCCTCCTCGATGAACCCCTCCGGCAGCAGCGCTTGCGTGTCGCGACGTACCACCCACAGGAAGGGCCGGCCGCATTTCCTGAGCCCCCACGCCAGCTCCGACATCTCCTCCTCGCTCAGCACCACGATGCTGCCCACCGACACGTACACGACCGAGCTCGGCGCCTGGGCGTCGAGCCAGTACATGCAGTCGGCCGCCTTGAACAGGTCGCCCCGGATGCTCGACTGCGACTTGTCGTCCGGCTCCACCAGCGGCCCCACGGGTATGAGCTGCAGCCGGTGGGAGATGGCGTCGATGGTCTCGCGCTCGAGCTTCTCGAAGGAGTTGGCGAACACCCACGACGCCTTGGAGATGTTCCCGAACTGCTCCAGGATCACCTTCCTCAGCGACTTAAAGGAAGAGGACGGGAGGAGGAAGGTGGGGAGCTCATCGGGCTTCATCGGCGGCAGGCCCGGCAGATTAACCGTCACGTCCGGTTTGTCCTCGGTGGGGAACTCGGCGAGTGAGTGGTAGTAAGAGTAGTACGTGGTGAAGACGGCGCAGGACTGGACCCATAGGACCCCGCCGGGGATGCCCATGTCGGCGGCGACGTCGAGCGCCCACGGCAAGAAGGGGTTGTTGATGATACACGACACCGGGCAGCCGGCGTCAGCCTGGCGCCGGATGAGGTCGACGAGGGCCGGTGGGCCGGTGGCCCGGATGGCGGGCATGAGGACGTCGAGGTCCTTGCGGCGGGGGTCATCGACGGGCAGGCCATCAGAAAAGAACTCGAAGCGGACGAAGCCGCGGCCGACGGGCTTGGGGACGCCGAGGGTGGAGTCagcggtggaggaggagatgCGGTAGCCAATGTCGTCAGTGGAGCAGAGGGTGACGAGAAGGCCCTTGGCAGCGATGCGCTTGGCGAAGCGGAGGAGGGGGTTGAGGTGGCCTTGGCCGGCGAAGGACACCATGAGGACGTGAGGGATGCTGCTGTCGTTGACTCCTTCAATTGCGATCCCCATCGCTCGATCTATCTTGGTGGAGATCTCTCTCCTTGGAAGTGATGTCTCGTTA
This Musa acuminata AAA Group cultivar baxijiao chromosome BXJ1-2, Cavendish_Baxijiao_AAA, whole genome shotgun sequence DNA region includes the following protein-coding sequences:
- the LOC103972575 gene encoding gallate 1-beta-glucosyltransferase; this encodes MGIAIEGVNDSSIPHVLMVSFAGQGHLNPLLRFAKRIAAKGLLVTLCSTDDIGYRISSSTADSTLGVPKPVGRGFVRFEFFSDGLPVDDPRRKDLDVLMPAIRATGPPALVDLIRRQADAGCPVSCIINNPFLPWALDVAADMGIPGGVLWVQSCAVFTTYYSYYHSLAEFPTEDKPDVTVNLPGLPPMKPDELPTFLLPSSSFKSLRKVILEQFGNISKASWVFANSFEKLERETIDAISHRLQLIPVGPLVEPDDKSQSSIRGDLFKAADCMYWLDAQAPSSVVYVSVGSIVVLSEEEMSELAWGLRKCGRPFLWVVRRDTQALLPEGFIEEAGDRGLVVEWSPQDRVLAHPAVACFVTHCGWNSTLEALTAGVPVVTYPQWGDQVPDSKFLVEAYGVGVRLRAPATRDEVERCVEAVTQGEGAEAIKTRAAEWKEAAAKAVEEGGSSDRHIQAFVDEIRNRASCSGDRAAV